Proteins encoded in a region of the Raphanus sativus cultivar WK10039 chromosome 8, ASM80110v3, whole genome shotgun sequence genome:
- the LOC108818853 gene encoding protein RGF1 INDUCIBLE TRANSCRIPTION FACTOR 1 has translation MAIEDQENTIREIKTKNRRIMGAGGPEEEDNRQPPWLKPLLQEKFFGHCKFHVDSHKSECNMYCLDCTNGPLCSLCLAHHKNHHTIQIRRSSYHDVIRVNEIQKHIDISGIQTYVINSAKVIFLNERPQPRPGKGVTNTCKVCYRSLVDDSFRFCSLGCKIAGSSRGYEKGRKNLVVESDDSSSSIGIGKNIQSFGPSTPPLTASSHCRIAKRRKGIPHRSPMG, from the exons ATGGCGATCGAGGATCAGGAGAATACCATCCGAGAAATCAAGACTAAGAACAGAAGAATCATG GGAGCTGGTGGACCGGAGGAGGAAGATAACAGGCAGCCGCCATGGCTGAAACCTCTGCTTCAAGAGAAATTTTTTGGTCATTGCAAGTTTCATGTAGACTCTCACAAGAGTGAATGCAATATGTACTGCTTAGACTGTACCAACGGTCCGCTTTGCTCTCTCTGTCTTGCCCATCACAAGAATCATCACACCATTCAG ATAAGGAGGTCTTCATATCATGATGTTATAAGGGTGAATGAGATACAGAAGCATATTGATATATCAGGGATCCAAACTTATGTGATCAATAGTGCTAAAGTCATCTTCTTGAACGAGAGGCCACAGCCTAGGCCAGGGAAAGGTGTGACCAATACCTGCAAGGTTTGCTATCGTAGCCTCGTCGATGATAGCTTCCGCTTCTGCTCTCTCGGCTGCAAG ATTGCTGGATCTTCTAGAGGATATGAAAAGGGAAGGAAGAACCTTGTGGTGGAATCAGATGATTCAAGTAGCAGCATTGGAATTGGGAAGAACATTCAGAGTTTCGGCCCATCAACACCTCCACTTACTGCATCTAGTCATTGCAGAATCGCCAAGCGAAGAAAGGGAATCCCTCACCGGTCTCCAATGGGATAA
- the LOC108821438 gene encoding ubiquitin carboxyl-terminal hydrolase 20, with protein MLVANSEFSSSILPRSPLIPNPVETLDESIGNNQASLSTEEVSLPPRNSDEPPSAPLNETLIVSSPLRLEHGECSDSQVVTKPINHSKSNNTNLVICLSDSTTNRQQRSPNVSPGSDTDVDSENKPLRRRFRQEPPKIVESTRVGAGLLNLGNSCFINSVLQCFTHTVPLIESLYSYQYQDPCTCNERFCVIGALRYHIGYALATTSLFSISPIYFFDNLNYFSPDFRCYQQEDAHEFLHAFLNKLEICCLNRRNDVNFVQHIFGGRLVSELRCCNCNYVSETFEDSLGLSLEIEDFDNLQSALDSFTRVEKLEEQMTCDNCDEKVSKEKQLLLHNLPQVITFHLKRFKNNGYFMMKNYNFVEFPLELDLLPYMSNGQVATKYYLYALVKHYGSLAYGHYSSFVRSAPKIWHKFNDKQVTRVDEDFVLQQNSYILFYARDGTQWFSTAIEELHPMTDEDSSSEYSSQTSDSDHTNEECSSEISSENVSKKGCGSAGLSDLLNAATEESFVSDSDKPKEDVLSEPEEFSDEDSYSMELLVDSDDDSNNSCTEKEADSSLDIEKATSSVGFSPDSSSKQPEGSFRIQLGQVETTKNQEEEESCKEPLLIRSLMKKPPPRDRELDEPMSTSGSAQKKIKTS; from the exons ATGCTGGTTGCTAATTCGGAGTTCTCTTCATCTATTTTACCTCGTTCGCCGTTAATACCAAACCCCGTCGAAACCCTAGACGAGTCGATTGGTAATAATCAGGCCTCGCTCTCGACGGAGGAGGTCTCACTTCCGCCTCGTAACTCAGACGAGCCTCCTTCCGCTCCGTTGAACGAAACCCTAATCGTGTCTTCTCCGTTACGTCTTGAGCACGGCGAGTGCAGTGATTCTCAAGTCGTCACCAAGCCTATAAATCACTCTAAGAGCAACAATACAAACTTGGTCATTTGTTTGTCTGATTCCACGACTAATCGCCAACAACGGTCTCCCAATGTTTCACCTGGATCCGATACTGATGTTGACTCAGAGAACAAACCCTTGCGGAGGAGATTCAGACAAGAACCTCCAAAGATCGTGGAATCCACTCGTGTT GGTGCTGGACTTTTGAACCTAGGCAACAGCTGTTTCATTAACTCGGTCTTGCAATGTTTCACTCACACAGTGCCTCTTATCGAAAGTCTCTACTCATACCAATATCAAGATCCTTGTACCT GCAACGAGAGGTTCTGTGTGATAGGGGCTCTTCGATATCATATCGGTTATGCACTGGCGACCACTTCATTATTTTCAATATCTCCGATCTATTTCTTTGACAATCTCAATT ATTTTTCACCTGACTTCCGGTGTTACCAACAAGAAGACGCACATGAGTTTCTACATGCGTTTTTAAATAAGTTGGAGATATGTTGTTTGAATCGACGAAATGATGTTAACTTTGTTCAACATATATTTGGTGGTCGTCTCGTCAGTGAG CTTCGTTGCTGCAACTGCAACTATGTTTCCGAGACATTTGAAGATTCTCTTGGGTTGAGTTTGGAAATTGAAGACTTTGATAACCTTCAAAGTGCACTAGATTCCTTTACTCGTGTGGAAAAACTTGAAGAGCAAATGACGTGTGATAACTGTGATGAAAAAGTTTCAAAGGAGAAGCAACTCTTGCTACATAATCTGCCACAGGTTATCACATTCCACTTGAAGAGATTCAAGAATAATGGATATTTCATGATGAAGAACTACAACTTTGTCGAGTTTCCATTGGAGTTAGACTTGCTACCATATATGAGCAATGGCCAA GTTGCTacaaaatattatctttatGCTCTTGTGAAGCATTATGGGTCATTAGCTTATGGTCATTACTCTTCCTTTGTGAGGTCAGCCCCAAAGATATGGCATAAGTTTAATGACAAGCAG GTCACTAGAGTCGATGAAGATTTTGTGTTACAACAGAATTCATATATTCTTTTCTATGCAAGAGACGGGACTCAATGGTTTTCAACAGCCATTGAAGAATTGCATCCAATGACCGACGAAGATAGTAGCTCAGAATATTCTTCGCAAACGTCTGACTCTGATCATACCAACGAGGAGTGTTCATCTGAAATCAGTTCTGAGAATGTATCCAAAAAGGGATGTGGCTCAGCGGGATTATCTGACCTATTAAATGCCGCGACAGAAGAGAGTTTTGTTTCCGACTCCGACAAACCCAAGGAAGATGTGTTGTCTGAACCGGAAGAGTTTAGTGATGAGGATTCTTATTCCATGGAATTGCTTGTGGATTCTGATGATGATTCTAACAACTCATGCACCGAGAAAGAAGCAGATTCTTCTTTAGACATTGAAAAAGCTACATCTAGTGTTGGTTTTTCTCCTGACTCGTCGTCAAAACAGCCGG AAGGAAGTTTCCGAATTCAACTCGGACAAGTGGAAACTACAAagaaccaagaagaagaagaatcttgCAAGGAACCATTACTAATAAGAAGCCTCATGAAGAAACCTCCACCTCGTGATAGAGAGTTGGACGAACCTATGTCTACATCTGGTtctgcacaaaaaaaaataaaaacatcatga